A region of Toxorhynchites rutilus septentrionalis strain SRP chromosome 1, ASM2978413v1, whole genome shotgun sequence DNA encodes the following proteins:
- the LOC129761852 gene encoding prothoracicostatic peptide: MINETSLQHSCATFIKILLLVLLCTVVRHSQADETPTEQQQIEHADDVMQHNLQKRTWKSLQGGWGKRASDEQQRESDVDYEGYRNRDETATDYSGGHELDKLDNFLIRSMIDQRLEQTDTQYDGTDDELPMDKRAWNKMNGGWGKRVNAGPGQWNKFRGAWGKREPGWNNLKGLWGKRSEKWNKLASSWGKRDNSNSNNY, from the exons ATGATAAACGAAACCTCGCTTCAACACTCGTGTGCAACATTCATAAAGATCCTTCTGCTTGTCCTACTCTGTACGGTAGTTAGGCATAGTCAAGCTGATGAGACTCCCACGGAGCAACAGCAAATTGAACATGCCGACGATGTGATGCAGCATAACCTTCAAAAGCGAACCTGGAAGAGTCTACAAGGCGGTTGGGGAAAGCGAGCCTCAGATGAACAACAACGAGAATCTGATGTAGACTACGAAGGATACAGGAACAGGGATGAAACAGCCACCGACTACAGTGGCGGCCATGAGTTAGACAAACTTGACAATTTTCTCATCAGGAGTATGATTGACCAACGGCTCGAGCAAACAGATACACAATATGATGGAACGGACGATGAACTTCCGATGGATAAGCGCGCATGGAACAAAATGAACGGTGGTTGGGGCAAACGTGTCAACGCCGGACCTGGACAGTGGAATAAATTCAGAG GAGCATGGGGTAAACGTGAACCTGGATGGAACAACCTGAAAGGACTATGGGGCAAGCGATCTGAGAAATGGAACAAACTAGCATCATCTTGGGGCAAACGTGATAACAGCAATAGCAATAACTACTAA